The proteins below come from a single Mytilus edulis chromosome 5, xbMytEdul2.2, whole genome shotgun sequence genomic window:
- the LOC139524512 gene encoding POU domain, class 2, transcription factor 3-like isoform X2 encodes MNGDVSQGEGSTGGGDASKPLNLATSASAAIQQLQNALLAGQFPMATGAAAAQGGLLLQGGFAQPAVVPVSSGLAGIQLSAADLQQLQQLQQTIQQHQLQLQQVQTSQNQALQTAQTTQATQQFNAAPTLATLQGLTAANSPQIVLINTSQLGGASLQPFIIQNQGIPVLQNLTLASLGQHAQLAQQIQQPVLQQTTQAAALTQPTPAPVLQSQNVSQQLKQLQQQQQQQQQQASESIKEPVELEEESMHLTIQPEENIDLEELEQFAKTFKRRRIELGFTQGDVGLAMGKLYGNDFSQTTISRFEALNLSFKNMCKLKPLLQKWLKDADMLSASPTTPVSGGSTIGNLSPEAIARRRKKRTSIDTSVRVALEKAFIQHPKPSSEEIANLAEDLNLEREVVRVWFCNRRQKQKRINPPSMSMNVTVNAQLNSPTNTSMNLSGSLNHLMAHSLSGNQSQTIGQTLNKPTVVNSVVGNQLLSNTQTISTGIQNPISINPTKKDMQVTSVDFSNPQEALHFSQAMPLELKLTNDKTNVNSNNFSSLAQQVLPLGLTLPVTSQPKIMNSSDFSVAQNGTNSNNQIFISGLQIPTSLTANQSELTISTSS; translated from the exons ATGAATGGAGATGTGTCTCAAGGAGAAGGGTCAACAGGAGGGGGAGATGCCTCTAAACCACTTAATCTG GCCACCAGTGCTTCTGCAGCAATACAACAGCTACAGAATGCTTTGTTAGCTGGACAGTTCCCAATGGCCACAGGAGCAGCAGCAGCACAAGGTGGATTGTTGTTACAGGGAGGATTTGCTCAACCAGCTGTG GTACCAGTTTCTAGTGGACTAGCAGGGATACAGTTGTCAGCAGCAGATCTCCAACAGTTACAACAACTTCAACAGACAATTCAACAGCACCAGCTGCAGTTACAACAGGTTCAAACCAGTCAGAACCAGGCGTTACAGACAGCACAGACAACACAAGCCACTCAACAATTCAATGCTGCACCTACATTAGCCACCTTACAGGGTCTGACAGCAGCCAATTCACCACAGATTGTTCTCATTAATACATCACAGCTGGGTGGAGCTTCACTACAACCATTCATTATTCAGAACCAG GGTATTCCAGTGTTACAGAATTTGACATTGGCATCACTCGGACAACATGCTCAACTGGCCCAACAG ATTCAACAACCAGTCTTACAACAAACAACACAGGCTGCTGCTCTAACTCAACCAACACCTGCTCCAGTGCTGCAATCTCAGAATGTGTCACAACAACTTAAACAACTGCAACAACAGCagcagcaacaacaacaacaagcATCAGAATCAATCAAGGAACCAGTAGAACTTGAAGAGGAATCCATGCATCTTACTATACAACCA GAAGAAAACATTGATTTGGAAGAATTGGAACAGTTTGCGAAAACTTTTAAAAGAAGAAGAATTGAATTAG GATTCACCCAAGGTGATGTGGGTCTAGCTATGGGAAAGTTATATGGTAATGACTTTAGTCAGACAACTATTTCCAGATTTGAGGCATTAAATCTGAGCTTCAAAAATATGTGCAAGTTAAAACCATTATTACAGAAATGGCTGAAGGATGCTGACATGTTGTCAGCTAGTCCGACCACTCCAGTGTCGGGAGGTAGTACTATTGGAAACCTTTCCCCTGAAGCCATAGCCAGAAGGAGGAAGAAGAGAACCAGTATAGATACCTCCGTCAGGGTGGCATTAGAGAAAGCATTCATACAACATCCTAAACCATCATCAGAGGAAATAGCTAATTTAGCCGAGGATTTAAATTTGGAACGAGAGGTTGTCAGAGTCTGGTTTTGTAATAGACGTCAAAAACAGAAAAGGATTAATCCTCCATCAATGTCTATGAATGTTACTGTCAATGCACAGCTAAACTCCCCAACCAATACCTCAATGAATCTTTCTGGTTCCCTGAATCATTTAATGGCTCACTCATTATCAGGGAACCAGTCACAGACAATAGGTCAAACATTAAACAAACCAACAGTTGTTAATAGTGTTGTTGGGAACCAGTTGTTAAGTAATACACAGACAATCTCAACAGGGATACAGAACCCCATATCTATAAATCCAACAAAGAAAGACATGCAAGTTACTTCTGTTGACTTTTCTAATCCTCAGGAAGCTCTTCATTTTTCACAGGCGATGCCGTTAGAACTAAAACTTACTAACGATAAGACAAATGTGAATTCAAACAATTTCTCCTCGCTTGCACAACAAGTACTTCCGCTGGGATTAACATTACCAGTCACCTCTCAACCAAAAATTATGAATTCTTCCGATTTTTCTGTTGCACAAAATGGAACGAATTCAAATAACCAGATATTCATATCAGGATTACAGATTCCAACATCACTGACAGCTAACCAATCAGAATTGACTATATCAACCTCTTCATGA
- the LOC139524512 gene encoding POU domain protein 2-like isoform X1, producing MNANSVVNLHLYIGNVNHFSVRLCKGKERMRKKLYGYKMNGDVSQGEGSTGGGDASKPLNLATSASAAIQQLQNALLAGQFPMATGAAAAQGGLLLQGGFAQPAVVPVSSGLAGIQLSAADLQQLQQLQQTIQQHQLQLQQVQTSQNQALQTAQTTQATQQFNAAPTLATLQGLTAANSPQIVLINTSQLGGASLQPFIIQNQGIPVLQNLTLASLGQHAQLAQQIQQPVLQQTTQAAALTQPTPAPVLQSQNVSQQLKQLQQQQQQQQQQASESIKEPVELEEESMHLTIQPEENIDLEELEQFAKTFKRRRIELGFTQGDVGLAMGKLYGNDFSQTTISRFEALNLSFKNMCKLKPLLQKWLKDADMLSASPTTPVSGGSTIGNLSPEAIARRRKKRTSIDTSVRVALEKAFIQHPKPSSEEIANLAEDLNLEREVVRVWFCNRRQKQKRINPPSMSMNVTVNAQLNSPTNTSMNLSGSLNHLMAHSLSGNQSQTIGQTLNKPTVVNSVVGNQLLSNTQTISTGIQNPISINPTKKDMQVTSVDFSNPQEALHFSQAMPLELKLTNDKTNVNSNNFSSLAQQVLPLGLTLPVTSQPKIMNSSDFSVAQNGTNSNNQIFISGLQIPTSLTANQSELTISTSS from the exons ATGAATGCAAATTCTGTAGTTAATTTACATCTTTATATTGGAAATGTTAATCATTTCTCTGTAAGGCTTTGTAAGGGAAAGGAGAGGATGAGAAAAAAACTATACG GTTACAAGATGAATGGAGATGTGTCTCAAGGAGAAGGGTCAACAGGAGGGGGAGATGCCTCTAAACCACTTAATCTG GCCACCAGTGCTTCTGCAGCAATACAACAGCTACAGAATGCTTTGTTAGCTGGACAGTTCCCAATGGCCACAGGAGCAGCAGCAGCACAAGGTGGATTGTTGTTACAGGGAGGATTTGCTCAACCAGCTGTG GTACCAGTTTCTAGTGGACTAGCAGGGATACAGTTGTCAGCAGCAGATCTCCAACAGTTACAACAACTTCAACAGACAATTCAACAGCACCAGCTGCAGTTACAACAGGTTCAAACCAGTCAGAACCAGGCGTTACAGACAGCACAGACAACACAAGCCACTCAACAATTCAATGCTGCACCTACATTAGCCACCTTACAGGGTCTGACAGCAGCCAATTCACCACAGATTGTTCTCATTAATACATCACAGCTGGGTGGAGCTTCACTACAACCATTCATTATTCAGAACCAG GGTATTCCAGTGTTACAGAATTTGACATTGGCATCACTCGGACAACATGCTCAACTGGCCCAACAG ATTCAACAACCAGTCTTACAACAAACAACACAGGCTGCTGCTCTAACTCAACCAACACCTGCTCCAGTGCTGCAATCTCAGAATGTGTCACAACAACTTAAACAACTGCAACAACAGCagcagcaacaacaacaacaagcATCAGAATCAATCAAGGAACCAGTAGAACTTGAAGAGGAATCCATGCATCTTACTATACAACCA GAAGAAAACATTGATTTGGAAGAATTGGAACAGTTTGCGAAAACTTTTAAAAGAAGAAGAATTGAATTAG GATTCACCCAAGGTGATGTGGGTCTAGCTATGGGAAAGTTATATGGTAATGACTTTAGTCAGACAACTATTTCCAGATTTGAGGCATTAAATCTGAGCTTCAAAAATATGTGCAAGTTAAAACCATTATTACAGAAATGGCTGAAGGATGCTGACATGTTGTCAGCTAGTCCGACCACTCCAGTGTCGGGAGGTAGTACTATTGGAAACCTTTCCCCTGAAGCCATAGCCAGAAGGAGGAAGAAGAGAACCAGTATAGATACCTCCGTCAGGGTGGCATTAGAGAAAGCATTCATACAACATCCTAAACCATCATCAGAGGAAATAGCTAATTTAGCCGAGGATTTAAATTTGGAACGAGAGGTTGTCAGAGTCTGGTTTTGTAATAGACGTCAAAAACAGAAAAGGATTAATCCTCCATCAATGTCTATGAATGTTACTGTCAATGCACAGCTAAACTCCCCAACCAATACCTCAATGAATCTTTCTGGTTCCCTGAATCATTTAATGGCTCACTCATTATCAGGGAACCAGTCACAGACAATAGGTCAAACATTAAACAAACCAACAGTTGTTAATAGTGTTGTTGGGAACCAGTTGTTAAGTAATACACAGACAATCTCAACAGGGATACAGAACCCCATATCTATAAATCCAACAAAGAAAGACATGCAAGTTACTTCTGTTGACTTTTCTAATCCTCAGGAAGCTCTTCATTTTTCACAGGCGATGCCGTTAGAACTAAAACTTACTAACGATAAGACAAATGTGAATTCAAACAATTTCTCCTCGCTTGCACAACAAGTACTTCCGCTGGGATTAACATTACCAGTCACCTCTCAACCAAAAATTATGAATTCTTCCGATTTTTCTGTTGCACAAAATGGAACGAATTCAAATAACCAGATATTCATATCAGGATTACAGATTCCAACATCACTGACAGCTAACCAATCAGAATTGACTATATCAACCTCTTCATGA
- the LOC139524512 gene encoding POU domain, class 2, transcription factor 3-like isoform X3 — MYLNNHKGSTGGGDASKPLNLATSASAAIQQLQNALLAGQFPMATGAAAAQGGLLLQGGFAQPAVVPVSSGLAGIQLSAADLQQLQQLQQTIQQHQLQLQQVQTSQNQALQTAQTTQATQQFNAAPTLATLQGLTAANSPQIVLINTSQLGGASLQPFIIQNQGIPVLQNLTLASLGQHAQLAQQIQQPVLQQTTQAAALTQPTPAPVLQSQNVSQQLKQLQQQQQQQQQQASESIKEPVELEEESMHLTIQPEENIDLEELEQFAKTFKRRRIELGFTQGDVGLAMGKLYGNDFSQTTISRFEALNLSFKNMCKLKPLLQKWLKDADMLSASPTTPVSGGSTIGNLSPEAIARRRKKRTSIDTSVRVALEKAFIQHPKPSSEEIANLAEDLNLEREVVRVWFCNRRQKQKRINPPSMSMNVTVNAQLNSPTNTSMNLSGSLNHLMAHSLSGNQSQTIGQTLNKPTVVNSVVGNQLLSNTQTISTGIQNPISINPTKKDMQVTSVDFSNPQEALHFSQAMPLELKLTNDKTNVNSNNFSSLAQQVLPLGLTLPVTSQPKIMNSSDFSVAQNGTNSNNQIFISGLQIPTSLTANQSELTISTSS; from the exons ATGTACTTGAATAATCATAAAGGGTCCACGGGAGGGGGAGATGCCTCTAAACCACTCAATCTG GCCACCAGTGCTTCTGCAGCAATACAACAGCTACAGAATGCTTTGTTAGCTGGACAGTTCCCAATGGCCACAGGAGCAGCAGCAGCACAAGGTGGATTGTTGTTACAGGGAGGATTTGCTCAACCAGCTGTG GTACCAGTTTCTAGTGGACTAGCAGGGATACAGTTGTCAGCAGCAGATCTCCAACAGTTACAACAACTTCAACAGACAATTCAACAGCACCAGCTGCAGTTACAACAGGTTCAAACCAGTCAGAACCAGGCGTTACAGACAGCACAGACAACACAAGCCACTCAACAATTCAATGCTGCACCTACATTAGCCACCTTACAGGGTCTGACAGCAGCCAATTCACCACAGATTGTTCTCATTAATACATCACAGCTGGGTGGAGCTTCACTACAACCATTCATTATTCAGAACCAG GGTATTCCAGTGTTACAGAATTTGACATTGGCATCACTCGGACAACATGCTCAACTGGCCCAACAG ATTCAACAACCAGTCTTACAACAAACAACACAGGCTGCTGCTCTAACTCAACCAACACCTGCTCCAGTGCTGCAATCTCAGAATGTGTCACAACAACTTAAACAACTGCAACAACAGCagcagcaacaacaacaacaagcATCAGAATCAATCAAGGAACCAGTAGAACTTGAAGAGGAATCCATGCATCTTACTATACAACCA GAAGAAAACATTGATTTGGAAGAATTGGAACAGTTTGCGAAAACTTTTAAAAGAAGAAGAATTGAATTAG GATTCACCCAAGGTGATGTGGGTCTAGCTATGGGAAAGTTATATGGTAATGACTTTAGTCAGACAACTATTTCCAGATTTGAGGCATTAAATCTGAGCTTCAAAAATATGTGCAAGTTAAAACCATTATTACAGAAATGGCTGAAGGATGCTGACATGTTGTCAGCTAGTCCGACCACTCCAGTGTCGGGAGGTAGTACTATTGGAAACCTTTCCCCTGAAGCCATAGCCAGAAGGAGGAAGAAGAGAACCAGTATAGATACCTCCGTCAGGGTGGCATTAGAGAAAGCATTCATACAACATCCTAAACCATCATCAGAGGAAATAGCTAATTTAGCCGAGGATTTAAATTTGGAACGAGAGGTTGTCAGAGTCTGGTTTTGTAATAGACGTCAAAAACAGAAAAGGATTAATCCTCCATCAATGTCTATGAATGTTACTGTCAATGCACAGCTAAACTCCCCAACCAATACCTCAATGAATCTTTCTGGTTCCCTGAATCATTTAATGGCTCACTCATTATCAGGGAACCAGTCACAGACAATAGGTCAAACATTAAACAAACCAACAGTTGTTAATAGTGTTGTTGGGAACCAGTTGTTAAGTAATACACAGACAATCTCAACAGGGATACAGAACCCCATATCTATAAATCCAACAAAGAAAGACATGCAAGTTACTTCTGTTGACTTTTCTAATCCTCAGGAAGCTCTTCATTTTTCACAGGCGATGCCGTTAGAACTAAAACTTACTAACGATAAGACAAATGTGAATTCAAACAATTTCTCCTCGCTTGCACAACAAGTACTTCCGCTGGGATTAACATTACCAGTCACCTCTCAACCAAAAATTATGAATTCTTCCGATTTTTCTGTTGCACAAAATGGAACGAATTCAAATAACCAGATATTCATATCAGGATTACAGATTCCAACATCACTGACAGCTAACCAATCAGAATTGACTATATCAACCTCTTCATGA